Within the Cherax quadricarinatus isolate ZL_2023a chromosome 39, ASM3850222v1, whole genome shotgun sequence genome, the region TATTGAGTTTTTATGCATCTATTCACATTGGAAGGCAAGTGTTATATAGGAGAGGCCTAGGGACATGATTTATGAACAGAGGGAAGATGGCTTTAGTACTtatttttaaattggaatttgttgaaagtgtaaaattggccaaagtACTGACTTCTGGGCACAAAATAGAATAGTTATGATGGGTCGGTTTCTTGCAAATAAGGAATAACACTCAAGGCATTATAGTGAAACTAGAATTGACTCAATTTGAGCACTGGAACTGGCCTAAAATATTCCTCAAAGTTATTCTTTTTTACAGTGAAGATAATAATTTTTTGTATGGTCATTATCAAAATAGAACAGTAGTTTTTATTCTATTCATTCTAAATTAGTTCTGCTCTTTTATCTAATAATTAAGCAAATTATTTACAGTTTTCCTAGGTAacagggtggtagacagcaaccgcccaaggaggtactacctttCTGCCctctgagtgtaaaacgaaagccagtaattgttttacacgatggtaggattgttggtgtatTTTTTTCTgactcataaacatgcaaaatttcaggtacgtcttgctacttctactttcacttaggtcacactgcacatgcatGTTCAAAcatgtatacagtagggccccacatatacggcaggttaggttccaggctatcgccacaaagcagacatcgccggagagcagaacgccatttttttccacttataaatacatataaatgccatataagtttacactaacatatattaaccctttgactgtattggtcatatatatacgtcttacgagccaccgtttttgacgtatatatactcataaattctagcggcttcaaatcaagcaggagaaagctggtaggctcatatgtgagagaatgggtctgtgtggtcagtgtgcaccatataaaaaaaatcctgcagcacgcagtgcataatgagaaaaaaataattctgaccgtttttttttttaattaaaatgccgagtttgtggtctatttttgtatagtatttatgattgtaatctcgttttcttggtctcatttgatagaatggaaaacatactatagaaatagaggtgattttgattggttttactatgaaaagaaccttgaaatggagctcaaagtagggaaaatgtttgatttttgccagtgttcaaaagtaaacaaatgatgtcattttccaataaatgtccaagtagccattctaatatgcagtcatgaatgggttgacattatttatacaattattgcagtattgcagtagtctgcataacagtaaatcttctattttttgtttgaataaaaattcaaaatagaaagcaagagtaatatcagaggggcctggagacatgactgatgaacaaagtaaattttattttagagcaaaggaatgtctgcattgttcattcgtgaccctattttgaaattgtcatattttttaatttttgtgaaattggcaaaattgcaaatttctgactacgttattgggtagttgaaatcggtaagtgggcagtttcttgtactcagtcgatagaaaaaaatggagttctaaaaaaatagttatgagtttggttgactggaacagtggaattagcagaaaatagggctcaaagtgggcgaaatcactgattcgtaaatatcgccaaggtcactaactttgcgagagtgtaattccgtcagctttccatcaaatttcgttcttttgatgtcattacaattgggaaaagattttctatcatttcataataattttttttttttggggggggggggggattttgcaacatcaggagacacctcaggatttggggttgtgacagtcaaggggttaagttagcaatagaactaggcattaaaaacaataagaagtaaaatacacacgcagcacactcattatttacctcaaaatatttgtagtcttaatgtagggcaaaaggtgagtactAGTATgtattgtaagaagtcaggtgtgggtaggtatgtagccctcctggccaccccacccacacataatatactacgatGCATAAAGTGCcttagagtgataaaatgcatgtatgtacagtacactcattacttaccttaaaatatttgtagtcttattactaaagttaaaaaaagaaacttttgtttttctttttgggccaccctgctttggtgggatatggccagtttttTGAAAGATGATGATTTACAGTTTTCTTTATGCCTTTCCAGATTGGGAGTTGCCTGTGTCATCTTTACCAGCTGTGTGTGGCAGGCAAGGATGCACAGGTGATGGATGAGTTATCGTTGATGCCAAAGTGCGATCTCTCATTGTGTAGGGTACAAGAACAGCCAGAAGGTGGAGAAAGTGAAGTAAGTTTATGCTCTTCATATAtttaggtggggatatagttttggagtggttggtgcaattatttaataaatgtatggaagagggtaaggtacctagggattggcagagagcatgcatagttcctttgtataaaggcaaaggggataaaagagagtgcaaaaattatagggggataagtctgttgagtgtacctggtaaagtgtatggtagagttataattgaaagaattaagagtaagacggagaataggatagcagatgaacaaggaggctttaggaaaggtagggggtgtgtggaccaggtgtttacagtgaaacatataagtgaacagtatttagataaggctaaagaggtctttgtggcatttatggatttggaaaaggcgtatgacagggtggataggggggcaatgtggcagatgttgcaagtgtatggtgtaggaggtaggttactgaaagcagtgaagagtttttacgaggatagtgaggctcaagttagagtatgtagaaaagagggaaattttttctcagtaaaagtaggccttagacaaggatgtgtgatgtcaccgtggttgtttaatatatttatagatggggttgtaagagaagtaaatgcgagggtcttggcaagaggcgtggagttaaaagataaagaatcacacacagggtgggagttgtcacagctgctctttgctgatgacactgtgctcttgggagattctgaagagaagctgcagagattggtggatgaatttggtagggtgtgcaaaagaagaaaattaaaggtgaatacaggaaagagtaaggttatgaggataacaaaaagattaggtgatgaaagattgaatatcagattggagggagagagtatggaggaggtgaacgtattcagatatttgggagtggacgtgtcagtggatgggtctatgaaagatgaggtgaatcatagaattgatgagggaaaaagagtgagtggtgcacttaggagtctgtggagacagagaactttgtccttggaggcaaagaggggaatgtatgagagtatagttttaccaacgctcttatatgggtgtgaagcatgggtgatgaatgttgcagcgaggagaaggctggaggcagtggagatgtcatgtctgagggcaatgtgtggtgtgaatataatgcagagaattcgtagtttggaagttaggaggaggtgcgggattaccaaaactgttgtccagagggctgaggaagggttgttgaggtggttcggacatgtagagagaatggagcgaaacagaataacttgaagagtgtatcagtctgtagtggaaggaaggcggggtaggggtcggcctaggaagggttggagggagggggtaaaggaggttttgtgtgcgaggggcttggacttccagcaggcatgcgtgagcgtgtttgataggagtgaatggagacaaatggtttttaatacttgacgtgctgttggagtgtgagcaaagtaacatttatgaagggattcagggaaaccggcaggccggacttgagtcctggagatgggaagtacagtgcctgcactctgaaggaggggtgttaatgttgcagtttaaaaactgtagtgtaaagcacccttctggcaagacagtgatggagtgaatgatagtgaaagtttttctttttcgggccaccctgccttggtgggaatcggccagtgtgataatataatataatataataatatatatatttagtgtatgtatgtgtgtaaaagtagaaaattaacatagataagagtaaagtgatgagggtatcaaatgatttagataaagaaaaattagatatcacactggagggaaggagtatggaagaagtgaatgttttcagatatttgggtattaaccatagaattgatgaaggaaaaaaggtgggtggcatctttggagacaaaaaatgttatccacggaggcaaagaaggtactgtacaagagtatagtggtatacaggtatgagtgatgatgaaagtgtttcttcctttttgggtcaccccgtctcagtgggaaatggccagtgtgttaataaaaaaaatcaaaattcatatacatactgtattttattataatcagaaagaagtgctgctaaacctacaagggtcatacagcgctcaTAAACTATATATAAGAATGCACTGTAATGAATGTCTTTAGTATTACTGGGTGGGAAGAATTAAGTTCTCTTATGCTACCATGGGTATACACATCTTCATAGCTTTTATTATTCATAACACCCTTGCTCTTGACTACTATTCCATTAAATTAGATCATACTGTACTATAATTTTGTCTTAACTAGCATGATAATGTGTGTGTTGGTTGCTTCTCCTGAGTGGACAGCAGTTGAATAATCACTTAACACAGTACAATTATTATGTCGATCTGCAGGATAATGCACCACAGTTGGTTGCTGCTCATCTAAGTGGAATGCAGCTGCATGACACAAGTAATGCAGcagacaacagttgtaccagTGAGCCTCTGAGAGAACTTACTGAACTGGAACAGCAGCAGCTTCATGACGAGGAGGATGGATGGACGGTTATACGAAGAGGAAACAAGAAGCGATAGGAAATTCTCATCAAATATAGTACTGTAAGAATTAGAAGAATGGCTTTCTTATTGAAGAATTGTATGTATTTTGTACTTTACTCTTTCAGGGGTTAATGGACCGTTGTTCActtaactacagtggacccccggttaacgatattttttcattccagaagtatgttcaggtgccagtactgaccgaatttgttcccataaggaatattgtgaagtagattaatccatttcagacccccaaacatacacgtacaaacgcacttacataaatacacttacataattggtcgcattgggaggtgatcgttaagcgggggtccactgtatttacttgCATGCAGGAACACTCAGTTTTCCCTTCAGTGGGGTGCTTCAATgccagtaaaaaaaaatttagttgAAGTTAccatcatgactcacaaaatcataacaacatgattgcaaacaaatcatggaaTGGATGTGGCTCAAtctttcccccttccccccatTCTGTGAGTTATTTTAGTCCAAGGAAATGGAGATAGCCATTCCTTCTTGGATTAaacttgattacttcccattccccaggcacttagtgcctggggaatgggaatgggtttagtgcttccccatgaatataataaaagtTATTTATTTTGGGATGAAACAAAAACAAGCTGAACAGCTCAGTACAGATATTAATAAATTTAAGATATTTATCTATTTCAGTACAGTGACAATGTTGCACATTTATATAAAGCATAAAATATTTCATGGTTCTGCATAATTACTGCAGAGAAAATGTATTTTTGtgaaaaaagtacaatacaatattttatactgtactgtacagaaCATGAAAAacaagcactgcagtaggcctactggcccatgatatGCAGGtctttttttaattatattaaaTTCTTAAATTTGTAAAAAACTGTCAATTTAATCAGTGACAATGCacatgaattatatatatatatatacatatatataattacataccCTTTATTTAGATGCGTAAAATATcttattaatttgtaaataaatattcTACAAACTATACACCtatactgtatactgtatactATACTGTACAAACAAATTGGCACATTATAAGTTAAgccttttaaaatatattttcagACATCTCTGTACGTCTTATGATTTCCCTTGGACCTTACAAGTTAAAAGTAGAGACCATCCCAGTGATAAATTGGTGTTCAATAATTTTAAGAGTTTGAGATTCTGTAGTGTATAGGTTTTCTTGTTAATAATAGTGatatactggcagtttggagggatatgttgtgtatctttatacgtatatgcttctaagctgttgtattctgagcacctctgcaaaaacagtgataatgtgtgagtgtggtgaaagtgttgaatgatgatgaaagtattttctttttggggattttctttcttttttgggtcaccctgcctcggtgggagacagccaacttgttgaaaaaaaaaaaaaaaatactgctcTGCAGATATTTCCACCATATCACTTAATAGTACCCTGGCTAGACATAATATATGTACAGAACAAGCTATATGGGCATGGAAATTTTAAGTTCAACTTGTTCTACACTGTTAACATTACCTGTTGGCCACTGTACTTCATATAGTACACATGAAAGGCtttgaaaatttatgaaataatgAAATGTGTTCTGTGCTCACATTGGTCAAAATGTAATCACTAGAAGTGCTAAATCCCATATGGGTCATACATTTCTCATGCACTGTATGATGAATGTTATTGTATTCCTGGAAAATGCTAAGtctgtgtgggtcattcagagcAGTGCAGTAAGCTCATGCTGAAAGAATCTTGACCCAAGGAATGAGATATTACCTTCCTTTTCTTGGATCAGATTTAATTATCTTCCATTCTGtaggtgctgtatgactcttaCAGCTGAAGTATTTCCACATGTATAAAAATAATTAGGAAGATGTGGTAGCAATGTGGAGTCAACTCTAGTGACAGATGAAAGATATTTCCCACAAAATATTATTACATGATGGTTACATTTAGAAACTTGCTTATAAATACTAGTATGTACAGTAGTTTAGTTTTAAATATACAAAAAATCAGGATTTGCTTGTACATTTTTTATAGCGACTGGTGAGATTTAGTTCCTGTTATTAATATGAATTTAAAAGtgattatgtatttttttttattactggaACCAGTAGGTTCAGTAGTGAATTtttagcccttaaactgtccaaacagatctatgttcacatgcgtagtgctccaaaagtagatctacgtttttttacatatttgcaAACAAAAAAACGTACAtcacagtttttttttacacgttttcaaatgttaaaaaacaaaaagaagattacatttttttacatactttcaaatgttgaaaaaacgtagatcaacgtttggacagtttaagggttaatttacagtggacccttaaatttcgtaattaatccattccagagaatCTGACTAAAGGCGATATATAtgaatggcgaaaccattttccccataagaaataatgttaatccaattaatccgttccacacacccaaaagtattaacaaaagatatttttttacattaaatatagatttacatacagaaaacaatgagacatcaagtataaagcaataataatatcacacttacctttattgaagactcttgttggtgtatggaagacaggaggaggggagaggatggagaagttacactattgtttggaaggggaatccccttccataaagactttaggtacccAGTCCTTATCCAGGGATACTTCCCTTCTtcattttttaatgccactaggaccagcttgagagtcactgaatcCATGTCGCTCCAAAAATTgttccagagtgctctgtttctggcctcTCTTTAAAGTTTGCTtaaaatgggacaagacattgtcattgtacatgttgctgacatggcttgcaacagctttgtcagggcgATGTTGTTCCACAAATGTTTGTACCTCACTCCACTTTGAAGAAGGCACTttcttccatctctccctcctcctctgaagcaatttcctgagctgtggtctgttgctgttgcagatggtcTTGcacctcttcagtggttagctcttcactgtggtcttccaccaactcttccacatcctggcaaGTCACATCCAACCCTATGGAAtttcccagtgccacaatggattccacaactggcatagggttgtctgggtcagcctcaaacccttcaaaatctttgtcgaggacacaatctggccacaattttctccaagcagagttcaaagtcctgaaagtcactccctgccaaaccttatctataaggcttatgcagtagaggatattgaagtgatctttccagaactctcttaggatcatttgagtgtctgaggtcacgtCAAAGCATCTTTGACGCTTTTTTTTGGTGTAGATGTTTTtggaagtttgaaatgatctgctgagtcatgggctggatgagaggagtggtattagggggcaagaacttcactgtgatgaaactaaactcctccaccatTTGGTCATCCAAGTTTTGAGGctgagcaggagcattgttcattaccaggaggcagttgagtggcaatttattttgtaggaggtatttctttacacttgggccaaacacttcagtgaaccaatcaaggaaaattttccttgtgacccatgcctaactgttagccttccacatcacacagtTTACTCTTGGTGACACTGATTCTTGAAATTTACGAAGCGCGAGGCTTACGAAACTCGAGAGTCCACTGTATGTTccttttgttttttattttaaaatctgCCAGGTGTTAAAATTTCCTATATTTTTCTAGCCTTGTCAGCACTATTCTAATGTAGCTTCAGCACTATCCTACTGGTCCTGTATCTTCAACACTATCATATTGTACCTTCAGCACTATCCTAGTGTAGCTTCATCACTATCCTACTGGTAATGTAGCTCCATCACTATCCTACTGGTACTGTAGCTTCAGCACTATCTTATTTTAACTTCATTAGTATCCTACTGGTACTGTAACTTCAGCACTATCTTACTATAGCTTAAGCACTATCCTATAGTAGCTTCATCACTATCCTACTGGTACTGTAGTTTCATCACTATCTGATCGTAACTTCAGCACTATCCTACTGGTACTGTAACTTTAGCACTATCCTACTGGTACTGTAACTTTAGCACTATCCTACTGGTACTGTAACTTCAGCACTATCCTACTGGTACTGTAACTTTAGCACTATCCTACTGGTACTGTAACTTCAGCACTATCCTACTGGTACTGTAACTTCAGCACTATCCTACTGGTACTGTAACTTTAGCACTATCCTACTGGTACTGTAACTTCAGCACTATCCTACTGGTACTGTAACTTCAGCACTATCCTACTGGTACTGTAACTTCAGCACTAACCTACTGCAGCTTCAGATTTCAAAATTCCATTAggaataattatttttataaatgTGGACAACAGTGACTGCTTGTATCTTGCTGTATCTTGTAATTAAGAGAAACAGAACAGTTTGACACAGCAGTTACAGCATTTACAGAATCATGATCATGTGTGATCTGAACCCATATTGTGAGCACTCTGATCCTAGTGTCATTATTATttgtaatcaaaaagaagcgctaagccacaagggctatgctgcgctgcagggtagggaaggaagcgagggtattgggcggcagaaggggggagggatgatcagtaggttacagaaaacagcggggcaggggagagtgcgggggtagagggcagcaagagattgaggtagaaagggctgaaggtatcagaatttgtgaagtaagttagttgttgtcaaaaagtcaatgagaaagtccggatgaaaggtgggtccatcagcgagaaggaaaggtaaagagagagcagcggagcaaagacgatgttggaggtatattctgcgtgctcgttgataaagtgggcagtctaatagaatgtggcgaactgataatggaacctgacagttctcacagagaggagcagggcgcctctccatgagataaccatgagtaagacgagtatggccaatgcgaaggcaggagagagtagtctcccaacctcgacactggtgacaagaagatggtcagtaacctatactctgtttaatagatataagttcgttaccgagcagagtagactaatgttgttgccaacgggtgtgaaggtgggtagctattgctgcaaaatagtccataaatggaacacctctatatgaaactggtaggtcatgtactgctgactgcgcagcagtgtctgcctgttcgaTGCCCTGtgcgtcaacatgaccagggacccaacaaaaaacaatatctttatgcttggaagagatgcggcgtagccaaagttggatacggaggactaaggggtgaggtgtatcaaatttctgtatagcctgtaaagcactaagggagtctgagacaaccacaaatgatgacacaggcatagatgcaatacagataagtgctgcaagaatggcatacaattcagcagtaaagatactagccgaagatagtaaatgcccttgtacgatgctgtccggaaacactgctgcgaatcctacgctgtcagaagacttagagccatctgtgtacactgcaatggcacgagaatgagagtggaagtggtcaagaaaaagagagcgggaggctaccgtagacagttgggctttcgaacaagggagtgagaaagaacagactcgaacagctggaacttcccaggggggtagggaaaagtgagatgctacatgaacatagaaaggtggtaattgaagagaagacaagagcgaatgtaggcgaagggagaagggacagagcaaacaggggcggcaaacaaatgaagaatgtctactaatatcggtgaccattctataaatggaaggattgcggagatcatgagagcgtacatagtagcaaaggcaatgggcatcacggcgatcggataaggatggaacgttcgcttctgtatagaggctctcaacaggggaagagtgaaaagcaccaaggcataaacgtaatccttggtgatgaatggggttaaggctcgagagagtagcaggagaggccgctgaatagatctggtcacgataatcaagtttcgataaaatgagggcggaatgtaggcaaaggagagTGTGACTAtcggctccccatgaaagatgagcaagggttttaagaaggttcagccggctgtgacaagttgccttcagagaggtaatgtgaggtttccaggataacctacggtcaaagaggaggcctagaaacctgactgtatcacggtcagggatatgggagccatagaggtacaaaggatgatcggagatgacagagcatctagtgaaagtaatttggtgagttttggtactggaaaatttaaacccatgtgtggtggcccaattggaaacacggtcgactgcatgttggagagaaactgtaatgaggtgacagtcagcgcctgcacatgcaatagcgaagtcatgaACAGAGTGataaccaaatattggatggaagactagaggccaaatcatttatagcaaggagaaaaagtgttgtgtttagaacacatccctgggggacaccttcagcttggataaagtccggggagagcacattattaacccgaacacggaaatgtctgtcagttaaaaagttcttaaggaaggatggtagattgcctcgaaggcctaaggagtgggcttgggccaaaatattatacctccaagttatgtcatatgccttctcaaggtcaaaaaatatggcaataactgagtggttattcgcaaaggcattacgaacatacgtatccaagcgtagtaaggggtctatggtagaacggcccttacgaaagccatattgacgagtggagagactgttgtgtgtctctaaataccacactaaacgtctatttaccagacggtccaccactttgcaaactgcactggtaagagcactgggatgatagtgggaggcttcatgtcccgtagtacccggtttgcagaaagggagaacaatggcagatttccacagctgtggaagagctccctgtgaccaaataagattgaaaaggcataataggactgcaagggctgactgatgtaatgttgtagcatacgaatatgaatgtcatcgggcccagctgccgatgatcggcaagccgagagtgttgcctccagttcctgaagtgtaaaaggcacataatactgttcttctctgagagaagaaaagtccaagggtgctaactctctggcagactttgaggaaagaaacgaggggcatagatggagcccctgagaaatacggaccaattttttccagactgcactcatagaggaagcagaggtgatggtggagacaatctcgcgaGCAAGTAtgtttagcgtcatggatgacacagcgagcgatcgcacgcttctgcttaaaatcaagaagtctctccgtggttctattgtactggtacctgccccacgcagggCGTTTCAAActtactgcacgagcacaagcaggagaccaccaaggcacgcatttctgagaatgcctgcccgaagtttggggtatataatgagaagctgcggttaaaacggaggatgagaagaggtgtaaaagctcatcaatggaggacgaaggaaCCTCACTAGAaacagttgtgagtaaaggttccaatttgcctgatcaaattgccagcgtgggatacgaagaggtggtgaatatgaaggggaagtaagaatgattgggaaatgatcgctgtcatgtaaatccgggagaacagaccaggtgaagtctaatgcggcggaggaagagcagactgagagatcaatgcaagagagagtatgagtccgaggatcaaaatgggtgtgagtacctgtatttaaaacatggagggggtgggtagcaagaaaagcctctaactgaatgccacgggaatcacagtgagaccccccagaggaaatgatgggcattaaaatcgccaagtaacagaagtggtggcggtaatgacgaaacaagaaaggcaatatctgggatagataatgcccgagaaggagagagatacaaagaacgaTCCTAGTGTCAGCCTGCAGCAAATCATTGTGGTCTAGTCTGTGCTAATTATTGTGGTCTAGTCTGTGCTAAATATTGTGGTGTAGTCTGTGCTTATTATTGGGGTCTAGTCTCTAGTAATTACTTGGGTCTACTCTGTGGTAAATATTGGGGTCTAGTCTATAGTAATTATTGTGGGTCTAGCCTGTGGTAATTATTGGGGTCTAGTCTGTGCATATTATTGGGGTCCAGTCTGTGCTTATTTCTGGGGGGGGTCTAGCCTGTGCCAATCATTTAGGTCCAGtaacagtgattattattgttgtaatcagatccaagtgcta harbors:
- the LOC128696370 gene encoding pre-rRNA-processing protein TSR2 homolog codes for the protein MNPTFKKAVRVALGSWNPLQFAVQQQAGGKQSAEIAEWMIGIIEQYFCENEDLEPEDVADYLATIMDQELNILVEDDSDMEIGSCLCHLYQLCVAGKDAQVMDELSLMPKCDLSLCRVQEQPEGGESEDNAPQLVAAHLSGMQLHDTSNAADNSCTSEPLRELTELEQQQLHDEEDGWTVIRRGNKKR